A single genomic interval of Amycolatopsis albispora harbors:
- a CDS encoding dioxygenase, translating to MTDDPNLPHGNEPDENGISRKRALQLGLLAVPAAAALGAAAVPTAQSKAEAVPQNLEPTPQCDDGDDPTIPQMEGPYFKPNSPQRTSLVTPQTPGIRLLVTGYVFNRSCVPVAQALLDFWQANSQGGYDNIGYNFRGHQFTGPDGKFTLSTIVPGLYPGRTRHLHVKVQAPNRPILTTQLYFPNEPRNNTDPIFDPRLLMTVRNTPSGGREATFDFVLNFG from the coding sequence ATGACCGACGACCCGAACCTGCCCCACGGGAACGAGCCCGACGAGAACGGGATTTCCCGCAAGCGCGCGCTGCAGCTCGGCCTGCTCGCCGTCCCGGCGGCCGCCGCGCTCGGCGCCGCCGCCGTGCCTACCGCGCAGTCCAAAGCCGAAGCGGTGCCCCAGAACCTGGAGCCGACGCCGCAGTGCGACGACGGTGACGACCCCACCATCCCGCAGATGGAAGGGCCCTACTTCAAGCCGAACTCACCGCAGCGCACCTCGCTGGTCACCCCGCAGACCCCGGGCATCCGGCTGCTGGTCACCGGGTACGTGTTCAACCGGTCGTGCGTTCCGGTGGCACAGGCACTGCTGGACTTCTGGCAGGCCAACAGCCAGGGCGGCTACGACAACATCGGCTACAACTTCCGCGGGCACCAGTTCACCGGCCCCGACGGCAAGTTCACCCTGTCCACCATCGTGCCGGGGCTCTACCCGGGCCGCACCCGCCACCTGCACGTGAAGGTGCAGGCCCCGAACCGGCCGATCCTGACCACGCAGCTGTACTTCCCGAACGAGCCGCGCAACAACACCGACCCGATCTTCGACCCGCGGTTGCTGATGACCGTACGGAACACCCCGTCAGGCGGCCGGGAGGCGACCTTCGACTTCGTGCTGAACTTCGGCTGA
- a CDS encoding AMP-binding protein: MSSSTTAAYRAARDVLQDLAGDYEKAVTAFEWPDFGDRFNWAIDWFDAVARGVDRTALWIVEEDGSEAKYSFDQLARRSDQVAAHLAAHGVARGDRVLLMLDNQVELWESMLAVMKLGGVILPATTALGPAELTDRVERAGVAHVLVNAAQTAKFDQVPGSYRRIAVGDAPAGWVAYRDAYELSVPPAEHPGTAPGDPQLLYFTSGTTSKPKLVEHTQVSYPVGHLATSFWVAAKPGDVHLNISSPGWAKHAWSCFFAPWIAEATIFVYNYTRFDAAKLLEQLRRAGVNTFCAPPTVWRMLIKADLSGGPGALRELLSAGEPLNPEVMDQVARAWGLTIRDGYGQTELPLAVGNVPGMPVKPGSMGLPLPGVPIVLVDPLTGEPADEGEICVDLSRRPMSLMTGYRGDPERNAEAMAGGYYHTGDVASRDADGYIFYIGRTDDVFKASDYKISPFELESVLIEHPAVAEAAVVPAPDELRLAVPKAYVALAAGYEPTAETAFAILQHARENLAPYQRIRRIEFFELPKTISGKIRRVDLRGREERAAAGQAEVTEYRDDQFPQLKAPKA, encoded by the coding sequence ATGTCGTCCAGCACCACGGCGGCCTACCGCGCGGCCCGCGATGTCCTGCAGGACCTGGCCGGTGACTACGAGAAGGCGGTCACGGCCTTCGAATGGCCGGATTTCGGCGACCGGTTCAACTGGGCGATCGACTGGTTCGACGCGGTGGCCAGGGGCGTGGACCGCACCGCGCTGTGGATCGTCGAGGAGGACGGCTCCGAGGCGAAGTACTCGTTCGACCAGCTCGCGCGCCGGTCCGACCAGGTCGCCGCGCACCTCGCCGCGCACGGGGTGGCGCGGGGCGACCGCGTGCTGCTGATGCTGGACAACCAGGTCGAGCTGTGGGAGTCCATGCTCGCGGTGATGAAGCTGGGCGGGGTCATCCTCCCGGCGACCACCGCGCTCGGACCCGCCGAGCTGACCGACCGCGTCGAGCGCGCCGGCGTGGCGCACGTGCTGGTCAACGCGGCGCAGACGGCGAAGTTCGACCAGGTCCCCGGCTCGTACCGGCGGATCGCCGTCGGCGACGCCCCGGCGGGCTGGGTCGCCTACCGGGACGCCTACGAGCTGTCCGTGCCGCCCGCCGAGCACCCGGGCACCGCGCCCGGCGACCCGCAGCTGCTCTACTTCACCTCCGGCACCACCAGCAAGCCGAAGCTCGTCGAGCACACGCAGGTGTCCTACCCGGTCGGGCACCTGGCGACGTCGTTCTGGGTCGCGGCCAAGCCCGGCGACGTGCACCTGAACATCTCCAGCCCCGGCTGGGCCAAGCACGCCTGGTCGTGCTTCTTCGCGCCCTGGATCGCCGAGGCGACGATCTTCGTCTACAACTACACGCGCTTCGACGCGGCGAAACTGCTGGAGCAGCTGCGCCGCGCCGGGGTGAACACCTTCTGCGCGCCGCCGACGGTGTGGCGCATGCTGATCAAGGCCGACCTCTCCGGCGGGCCGGGCGCGCTGCGTGAACTGCTGTCCGCGGGCGAGCCGCTGAACCCCGAGGTGATGGACCAGGTCGCCAGGGCGTGGGGGCTGACCATCCGCGACGGTTACGGGCAGACCGAGCTGCCGCTGGCCGTCGGCAACGTGCCGGGCATGCCGGTCAAGCCCGGGTCGATGGGGCTGCCGCTGCCGGGCGTGCCGATCGTGCTGGTCGACCCGCTCACCGGCGAACCGGCGGACGAGGGCGAGATCTGCGTCGACCTGTCGCGGCGGCCGATGTCGCTGATGACCGGCTACCGCGGCGACCCGGAACGCAACGCCGAAGCCATGGCGGGCGGCTATTACCACACCGGGGACGTCGCCTCCCGTGACGCCGACGGCTACATCTTCTACATCGGGCGCACCGACGACGTGTTCAAGGCGTCGGACTACAAGATCTCGCCGTTCGAACTGGAAAGCGTGCTCATCGAGCACCCGGCCGTGGCGGAAGCCGCCGTGGTCCCGGCCCCCGACGAACTCCGGCTCGCGGTGCCCAAGGCCTACGTCGCGCTCGCCGCCGGGTACGAGCCCACCGCCGAGACGGCCTTCGCCATTCTCCAGCACGCGCGGGAGAACCTCGCGCCGTACCAGCGGATCCGCCGCATCGAGTTCTTCGAGCTGCCGAAGACGATCTCCGGCAAGATCCGCCGGGTCGACCTGCGCGGCCGCGAGGAGCGGGCGGCGGCGGGACAGGCCGAGGTCACCGAATACCGCGACGACCAGTTCCCCCAGCTGAAGGCACCCAAGGCCTAG
- a CDS encoding LuxR C-terminal-related transcriptional regulator: MTEQIAMVGRARARAALDAVSAPALILIGGEAGIGKTRLVSGMRHAGRRFVGRCSPLREPLPLGPVVEALGVAGGFAGLRTLLADAGPATLVIEDLHWADNATWDFLRYLCPRLPDGLRVVLTYRPEETRPIDLAAGAPAAVEITLSPLTKAEGAELAAAHLGVRAVSAAFADRLHALTAGVPFVIEEVVRALPDSTALFGDLQPSVALRGSFAQRLDRVSAPARAAVVAAAVFAVPVEEALLGTPEAVDEALEAGLLVTTGPGRFSTRHALASRAIEDLLGVAERRAAHRAAADALAKADPVPALRLAHHSREAGRVRDWVRYAVAAGEQAHRTGEGDAVVGLLAGALAAPGLTRADRLRLATLLGKVAAHGSSHDVAIKVLRASLTEDFAPVERGEIRFALAMLLCQQGGDRAEGRHQLTVAADELAPRPELAARAMAALAVAGDGTEAVAERRKWAARALALLDDVADPEVRTAVRVNHATVLVFACDPGGRAAAERVLAEPGVPAQLCRAAVNFADAAAWLGHPEDARRMLTRARALADEDEYLDAVMAGTRLRADFAAGDWAGLAERAEVVRADAWRLPEVDAEARLVLGELALARGDLVTARHELCAVAEIAAADLSMPMLLAARTALARIGPQPLTELVVAVRKQELWVWAADLVPLVVRDCDDAEGLLDEIRAGLAGLDAPLAAAGAHLTAGMVHGDETEFTAAVEGYRRLGRPYSALRAAEVFAELRLRSGDEKPLARTAAGYTALGASWDAARCAETLRRNGYRIPHRRGRRGYGQALSPREKSVAELAGRGLTNRQIAESLFLSIRTVEAHVASAMRKRRVRDRRLLAGE; the protein is encoded by the coding sequence GTGACCGAGCAGATCGCGATGGTGGGCCGCGCGCGGGCGCGGGCCGCGCTCGACGCGGTGTCCGCGCCCGCGCTGATCCTCATCGGCGGGGAGGCCGGCATCGGCAAAACCCGGCTGGTGTCCGGGATGCGCCACGCCGGACGGCGGTTCGTCGGCCGCTGTTCGCCGTTGCGTGAACCGCTTCCGCTCGGCCCGGTGGTCGAGGCGCTCGGTGTCGCCGGTGGTTTCGCGGGGTTGCGGACGCTGCTCGCCGACGCCGGTCCCGCGACGCTGGTCATCGAAGACCTGCACTGGGCCGACAACGCCACCTGGGACTTCCTGCGGTACCTGTGCCCCCGGCTGCCGGACGGCCTGCGCGTGGTGCTCACCTACCGGCCCGAGGAAACCCGGCCGATCGACCTGGCCGCCGGCGCCCCGGCCGCGGTGGAGATCACCCTGTCGCCGCTGACCAAGGCCGAAGGCGCGGAACTCGCCGCCGCGCACCTCGGCGTGCGCGCGGTTTCGGCGGCGTTCGCCGACCGGCTGCACGCGCTGACCGCCGGGGTGCCGTTCGTCATCGAGGAAGTGGTGCGCGCACTGCCCGACTCGACCGCGTTGTTCGGCGACCTCCAGCCTTCGGTGGCGTTGCGCGGGTCGTTCGCGCAGCGCCTGGACCGGGTGTCCGCGCCGGCGCGCGCGGCGGTGGTGGCCGCGGCCGTTTTTGCCGTGCCGGTGGAAGAAGCGCTGCTCGGCACGCCGGAAGCGGTGGACGAGGCGCTCGAAGCCGGTTTGCTGGTGACGACCGGCCCCGGCCGGTTCTCCACGCGGCACGCGCTGGCATCCCGCGCCATCGAAGACCTGCTCGGCGTCGCCGAACGCCGGGCCGCGCACCGGGCCGCCGCCGACGCGCTCGCCAAAGCCGATCCGGTGCCCGCGTTGCGCCTGGCGCACCACAGCCGGGAGGCCGGGCGGGTGCGGGACTGGGTGCGGTACGCGGTGGCGGCGGGGGAGCAGGCCCACCGCACCGGCGAGGGCGACGCGGTGGTCGGCCTGCTGGCCGGTGCGCTCGCCGCGCCCGGGCTGACCAGGGCCGATCGGCTGCGGCTGGCGACGCTGCTCGGCAAGGTGGCTGCCCACGGCAGCAGCCACGACGTGGCGATCAAGGTGCTGCGGGCGTCGCTCACCGAGGACTTCGCGCCGGTCGAACGCGGGGAAATCCGGTTCGCGCTGGCCATGCTGCTGTGCCAGCAGGGCGGTGACCGGGCCGAGGGCCGTCACCAGCTGACCGTGGCGGCCGATGAGCTGGCGCCCCGTCCGGAACTGGCCGCGCGGGCGATGGCGGCGCTGGCGGTGGCCGGGGACGGCACGGAAGCCGTGGCGGAACGGCGGAAATGGGCCGCGCGGGCGCTCGCGCTGCTCGACGACGTGGCCGATCCGGAGGTCCGCACAGCGGTCCGCGTCAACCACGCGACCGTGCTGGTGTTCGCCTGCGATCCCGGCGGGCGCGCGGCCGCGGAGCGGGTGCTCGCCGAGCCGGGCGTGCCCGCGCAGTTGTGCCGGGCCGCGGTCAACTTCGCCGACGCGGCCGCCTGGCTCGGTCATCCCGAGGACGCGCGGCGCATGCTCACCCGCGCGCGGGCGCTGGCGGACGAGGACGAGTACCTGGACGCGGTGATGGCGGGCACCCGGCTGCGTGCCGATTTCGCCGCGGGGGACTGGGCGGGCCTGGCCGAACGCGCCGAGGTGGTCCGCGCCGACGCCTGGCGGCTGCCCGAAGTGGACGCCGAGGCGCGGCTGGTGCTGGGGGAACTGGCGCTGGCGCGCGGTGACCTGGTGACCGCGCGTCACGAACTGTGCGCGGTGGCCGAAATCGCCGCCGCCGACCTGTCCATGCCGATGCTGCTGGCCGCGCGGACCGCGCTGGCCAGGATCGGGCCGCAGCCGCTGACCGAGCTGGTGGTGGCGGTTCGCAAGCAGGAGCTGTGGGTGTGGGCGGCGGACCTGGTGCCGCTGGTCGTCCGCGATTGCGACGATGCCGAGGGCTTGCTCGACGAAATCCGCGCCGGTTTGGCCGGTCTGGACGCCCCGCTCGCGGCCGCCGGTGCGCACCTGACCGCGGGAATGGTGCACGGGGACGAGACCGAATTCACCGCCGCGGTGGAGGGTTACCGGCGTCTCGGCCGCCCCTATTCCGCCCTGCGCGCGGCCGAGGTTTTCGCGGAACTGCGCCTGCGTTCCGGCGACGAGAAACCACTGGCGCGCACGGCCGCGGGCTACACCGCGCTCGGTGCGTCCTGGGATGCCGCACGCTGCGCGGAAACCTTGCGGCGCAACGGTTATCGCATTCCGCACCGGCGGGGGAGACGTGGTTACGGGCAGGCGTTGTCGCCACGGGAGAAATCGGTCGCCGAACTCGCGGGCCGCGGACTGACCAACCGCCAGATCGCCGAATCCCTGTTCCTGTCGATCCGCACCGTCGAGGCGCACGTGGCCAGCGCGATGCGCAAGCGCCGGGTGCGCGACCGCCGCCTGCTGGCCGGGGAATAA
- a CDS encoding SMP-30/gluconolactonase/LRE family protein, whose amino-acid sequence MSRTLGALAAVVLGVSLVTTVPAVAAPAQPFPAEFPLPDGFLPEGIAIGHAPTAYFGSRADGDLFRVDLRTGKGEVFSQGPGTPSVGLKADHRSRLFVSGGVGGDARVVDAKTGKVLKTYQLAADTDTFVNDVVLTSEAAYFTDSRKAVLYRVAIGKHGKLADTHTTLPLTGDFVVTPGAINANGIAETPDRRSLLVVQSNTAQLHLVDKKTGVTKLVDLGGETLVNGDGLLLRGRTLYVVQNRSNAVAVFTVTEDGSHAKLRERITDPRFDVPTTIAAYGNRLYLPNARFTTPPTPTTPYNAVAIPKP is encoded by the coding sequence ATGTCCCGCACCCTCGGCGCGCTCGCCGCGGTGGTCCTCGGCGTTTCGCTGGTGACCACCGTGCCCGCCGTCGCCGCGCCTGCCCAGCCGTTCCCCGCCGAATTCCCGCTGCCCGACGGATTCCTGCCCGAGGGCATCGCGATCGGGCACGCCCCCACCGCCTACTTCGGCTCCCGCGCCGACGGTGACCTGTTCCGCGTCGACCTCCGCACCGGCAAGGGCGAGGTGTTCAGCCAGGGCCCCGGCACCCCGTCGGTCGGGCTGAAGGCCGACCACCGCAGCCGCCTGTTCGTCTCCGGCGGCGTCGGCGGTGACGCGCGTGTGGTGGACGCGAAGACCGGGAAGGTGCTCAAGACCTACCAGCTCGCCGCCGACACCGACACCTTCGTCAACGACGTCGTGCTCACCAGCGAGGCGGCGTACTTCACCGACTCCCGCAAGGCCGTGCTGTACCGCGTCGCCATCGGGAAGCACGGCAAGCTGGCCGACACGCACACCACCCTCCCGCTCACCGGCGACTTCGTGGTCACCCCCGGGGCGATCAACGCCAACGGCATCGCCGAAACCCCCGACCGCCGCTCGCTGCTGGTCGTGCAGAGCAACACCGCGCAGCTGCACCTGGTGGACAAGAAGACCGGTGTGACGAAGCTGGTCGACCTCGGCGGCGAGACCCTGGTCAACGGCGACGGCCTCCTGCTCCGGGGACGCACGCTGTACGTGGTGCAGAACCGGTCGAACGCGGTCGCCGTGTTCACCGTCACCGAAGACGGCAGCCACGCGAAACTGCGCGAGCGGATCACCGACCCGCGCTTCGACGTCCCCACCACGATCGCCGCCTACGGCAACCGCCTCTACCTGCCCAACGCCCGCTTCACCACCCCGCCGACGCCGACCACGCCCTACAACGCGGTCGCCATCCCGAAGCCCTGA
- a CDS encoding L-threonylcarbamoyladenylate synthase, with amino-acid sequence MARYFDVHPENPQRRSIGQVVRLITEGGLIAYPTDSCYALGCQLGNKTGIDRIKEIRGLDDKHHFTLVCQDFAQLGQFVHVSNAVFRLVKASTPGSYTFILPATKEVPRRLMHPKKKTVGVRIPEHVVTQALVAELGEPLLSSTLLLPDQEEPMTQGWEIKERLDHQVDAVLDSGECGTEPTTVIDLSEGEPEIVRRGAGDTSRFE; translated from the coding sequence ATGGCCAGGTACTTCGACGTGCACCCCGAGAACCCCCAGCGCCGGTCGATCGGCCAGGTGGTCCGGCTGATCACCGAAGGCGGCCTGATCGCCTACCCGACGGACTCCTGCTACGCGCTGGGCTGCCAGCTGGGCAACAAGACCGGGATCGACCGGATCAAGGAGATCCGCGGGCTCGACGACAAGCACCACTTCACCCTGGTTTGCCAGGACTTCGCCCAGCTCGGGCAGTTCGTGCACGTCAGCAACGCGGTGTTCCGCCTGGTCAAGGCCTCGACGCCGGGGAGCTACACGTTCATCCTGCCGGCCACGAAGGAGGTGCCGCGGCGGCTGATGCACCCGAAGAAGAAGACCGTCGGCGTGCGCATCCCCGAGCACGTGGTCACCCAGGCGCTGGTCGCCGAACTGGGGGAACCGCTGCTGTCGAGCACGCTGCTGCTGCCCGACCAGGAGGAGCCGATGACCCAGGGGTGGGAGATCAAGGAGCGGCTGGACCACCAGGTGGACGCGGTGCTCGACTCCGGGGAGTGCGGGACCGAGCCGACCACGGTGATCGACCTGTCCGAGGGTGAGCCGGAAATCGTGCGGCGCGGTGCGGGAGACACATCGCGGTTCGAGTGA
- a CDS encoding SRPBCC domain-containing protein, with product MRGEAGLTEDGRFALRFERRFAHPREKVWRALTERDQLRAWFVQILDYDRSRLEFTEGASLAFVPTAGAAGVGTVVRADRPRLLEYTWDGETLRFELLADGEDACTLVFTNIVDDEATGSAVAPGWEAGLELLAAFLDGAR from the coding sequence ATGCGGGGTGAGGCGGGGTTGACCGAGGACGGGCGGTTCGCGCTGCGGTTCGAGCGGCGGTTCGCGCACCCCCGGGAGAAGGTGTGGCGCGCGCTGACCGAGCGGGACCAGCTGCGGGCGTGGTTCGTCCAGATCCTCGACTACGACCGGTCGCGGCTGGAGTTCACCGAGGGTGCCTCGCTGGCCTTCGTGCCGACCGCGGGCGCGGCCGGTGTCGGCACGGTTGTCCGCGCCGACCGGCCTCGCCTGCTGGAATACACCTGGGATGGCGAGACCCTGCGCTTCGAGTTGCTGGCCGACGGTGAGGACGCCTGCACGCTGGTGTTCACCAATATCGTCGACGACGAGGCGACCGGCTCCGCGGTTGCGCCGGGCTGGGAGGCCGGGCTTGAGCTGCTGGCTGCCTTCCTGGATGGTGCGCGGTGA
- a CDS encoding WhiB family transcriptional regulator, with protein sequence MDLTNFAHYDNWTELAACGDSDPELFFPLSDVGPGARQAERAKTVCAGCPVRAQCLSYALDNGLDHGIFGGATEDERRALKRAAAVPRAA encoded by the coding sequence ATGGACTTGACGAATTTCGCGCACTACGACAACTGGACCGAGCTGGCCGCCTGTGGCGACAGCGATCCCGAACTGTTCTTCCCGCTCTCCGACGTGGGCCCCGGCGCCCGGCAGGCGGAGCGGGCCAAGACCGTCTGCGCCGGGTGCCCGGTGCGGGCGCAGTGCCTGTCCTACGCCCTGGACAACGGGCTGGACCACGGCATCTTCGGCGGCGCGACGGAAGACGAACGGCGGGCGCTCAAGCGCGCCGCCGCCGTGCCCCGCGCCGCCTGA
- a CDS encoding ABC transporter permease subunit: MWWRSASAELSKLVRRPANWLMLAVGTALGLTFTYLLPLAGAAGASSGAPNSDRGIAATLPGQLVGNSIGGLPVFLGAIAVVVGVLAVGGEYGWGTWKTVLTQGPSRLVVYAGKLFALAVAMLALVLAIFATGALTSAVIALAEGAPMDWPGVGSLLTGIGAGWLIATTWAAFGALLAIAMRGVALPMGLGLVWLLVVQNLLIGVAAPLVSWVNDLQLGLPGSNAGSLVASLGASAQSPGVAELTGPVQAALVVGAYLVAFTGLGGWLLHRRDVI; the protein is encoded by the coding sequence GTGTGGTGGCGTAGTGCGAGCGCGGAACTGAGCAAGCTGGTGCGGCGCCCGGCGAACTGGCTGATGCTGGCCGTGGGCACCGCGCTGGGCCTGACCTTCACCTACCTGCTCCCCCTGGCGGGCGCCGCCGGTGCGTCCAGCGGGGCGCCGAACAGCGATCGCGGGATCGCCGCGACGCTGCCCGGGCAGCTGGTCGGCAACTCGATCGGCGGCCTGCCGGTGTTCCTCGGCGCCATCGCGGTGGTCGTCGGCGTGCTCGCGGTGGGCGGTGAATACGGTTGGGGCACCTGGAAAACCGTGCTGACGCAGGGCCCGTCGCGGCTGGTGGTGTACGCCGGGAAGCTGTTCGCGCTGGCCGTCGCGATGCTGGCGCTGGTGCTGGCCATCTTCGCCACCGGCGCGCTGACCAGCGCGGTGATCGCGCTGGCGGAAGGCGCGCCGATGGACTGGCCCGGCGTGGGCAGCCTGCTCACCGGGATCGGCGCCGGCTGGCTGATCGCGACCACCTGGGCGGCGTTCGGCGCGTTGCTGGCCATCGCGATGCGCGGGGTGGCGTTGCCGATGGGGCTGGGCCTGGTGTGGCTGCTGGTGGTGCAGAACCTGCTGATCGGCGTGGCCGCGCCGCTGGTGAGCTGGGTGAACGACCTGCAGCTCGGCCTGCCCGGTTCGAACGCGGGCTCGCTGGTGGCTTCGCTGGGTGCTTCGGCGCAGTCGCCGGGGGTCGCGGAGCTGACCGGCCCGGTGCAGGCCGCGCTGGTCGTCGGCGCCTACCTGGTGGCGTTCACCGGGCTGGGCGGCTGGCTCCTGCACCGCCGGGACGTCATCTGA
- a CDS encoding helix-turn-helix transcriptional regulator, whose product MPVDWSDTTTIDRVLGLRLKQLQQLTGLPVVFGGATVTEQAAPQLRIGHLRGTVGDSLRDLRVEAGRGLGGSVIQTGALRTVRDYASTRTITHDFDAIVVQEERISSVFALPVRVAGSVRGVIYGALRGQQAIGDVVLERATTFGASLERELATLLKPPEPEPEPVPSRTQDAVARLREVALTVADESVREALLGIARDLGGADAEPPPAPVAGERVHLAPREIEALKHVAVGLRNSEIADAMSLRTETVRAYLRSAMHRLNVHNRTAAVHAARQQGLI is encoded by the coding sequence ATGCCTGTCGACTGGAGCGACACCACGACGATCGACCGCGTCCTCGGCCTGCGCCTGAAGCAGCTGCAGCAGCTGACCGGGCTCCCGGTGGTGTTCGGTGGCGCCACGGTGACCGAGCAGGCGGCGCCGCAGCTGCGCATCGGCCACCTCCGCGGCACGGTCGGGGACTCGCTGCGGGACCTGCGGGTCGAAGCCGGGCGCGGCCTGGGCGGCTCGGTGATCCAGACTGGCGCGCTGCGCACGGTCCGCGACTACGCCTCCACGCGGACCATCACCCACGACTTCGACGCCATCGTCGTGCAGGAGGAGCGGATCAGCTCGGTCTTCGCGCTGCCGGTCAGGGTGGCGGGCTCGGTCCGCGGGGTGATCTACGGGGCGCTTCGCGGCCAGCAGGCGATCGGTGACGTCGTGCTCGAACGGGCCACCACCTTCGGAGCGAGCCTCGAACGCGAACTCGCCACCCTGCTGAAACCGCCGGAGCCCGAGCCCGAACCGGTGCCGTCCCGCACCCAGGACGCGGTCGCCAGGCTGCGCGAGGTCGCGCTGACCGTGGCCGACGAGTCGGTCCGCGAAGCCCTGCTCGGCATCGCACGGGACCTGGGCGGTGCCGACGCGGAGCCGCCGCCCGCACCGGTGGCCGGCGAGCGCGTGCACCTCGCCCCCCGCGAGATCGAGGCGCTCAAGCACGTCGCCGTCGGCCTGCGCAACAGCGAGATCGCCGACGCGATGAGCCTGCGCACCGAAACCGTGCGGGCCTATCTGCGCAGCGCCATGCACCGGCTCAACGTGCACAACCGCACCGCCGCGGTGCACGCCGCCCGGCAGCAGGGACTCATTTAG
- a CDS encoding MFS transporter, with protein MSSSQGSAAAAAPPVPLWRVAAASCAGTTIEFYDFFIYGTAAALVFPKVFFPALGSTAGTVASFATFAVAFVARPVGAIVFGHFGDRIGRKRTLISTLLLMGIATVLIGLLPEAGTIGVAAPILLVVLRFAQGFAVGGEWAGATLLTAEYAPKHKRGLYGVFPQLGPAIAFALSSGTFLATGLIMGDTDEAFLSYGWRIPFLFSIVLVLVGLYVRMSIEETPAFREAQARARTEARSLEDRGRLPFLEAMRAQPRQVLLSAGALAMLFAFFYMGTAYLTSYGTNPKGAALSRPVVLGIGIGAAVLFGIATVISGMLSDRFGRRNVIRTSCVAGIVWALALFPLLDTGSAAAFAVGLSVTLVIFAISYGPAGSYLPELFTARHRYTGAGLGYNLAGVLGGAIPPLVAPGLAASFGSIAIGVMLSLIGVLSLVCVSALAETRNRALEHELPREAEPTTA; from the coding sequence ATGTCCAGTTCGCAAGGCAGTGCCGCGGCGGCGGCCCCGCCGGTCCCGCTGTGGCGGGTCGCGGCCGCCAGCTGCGCCGGCACCACGATCGAGTTCTACGACTTCTTCATCTACGGCACCGCCGCGGCCCTGGTCTTCCCCAAGGTCTTCTTCCCGGCACTGGGCTCCACCGCGGGCACGGTGGCCTCGTTCGCGACCTTCGCGGTGGCCTTCGTCGCCCGGCCGGTGGGCGCGATCGTGTTCGGCCACTTCGGCGACCGGATCGGCCGCAAGCGCACGCTGATCTCGACCCTGCTGCTGATGGGCATCGCCACCGTGCTGATCGGGCTGCTGCCCGAGGCGGGCACGATCGGTGTCGCCGCGCCGATCCTGCTGGTCGTGCTGCGGTTCGCGCAGGGTTTCGCGGTCGGCGGCGAATGGGCGGGCGCGACGCTGCTCACCGCCGAGTACGCACCGAAGCACAAACGCGGGCTCTACGGCGTGTTCCCGCAGCTGGGCCCGGCGATCGCGTTCGCGTTGTCCAGCGGCACCTTCCTGGCCACCGGGCTGATCATGGGCGACACCGACGAGGCCTTCCTGAGCTACGGCTGGCGCATCCCGTTCCTGTTCTCGATCGTGCTGGTCCTGGTCGGCCTCTACGTCCGGATGAGCATCGAGGAGACCCCCGCCTTCCGCGAGGCGCAGGCCAGGGCGCGCACGGAGGCGCGGTCGCTCGAGGACCGCGGGCGCCTGCCGTTCCTGGAGGCGATGCGCGCCCAGCCGCGCCAGGTGCTGCTGTCCGCCGGGGCGCTGGCCATGCTGTTCGCCTTCTTCTACATGGGCACCGCGTACCTGACCAGCTACGGCACCAACCCGAAGGGCGCGGCGCTGTCGCGCCCGGTGGTGCTCGGCATCGGCATCGGGGCGGCGGTGTTGTTCGGGATCGCGACGGTGATCTCCGGCATGCTGTCGGACCGGTTCGGGCGGCGCAACGTCATCCGGACCTCGTGCGTGGCGGGCATCGTCTGGGCGCTGGCGTTGTTCCCGCTGCTCGACACCGGCAGCGCCGCCGCGTTCGCGGTCGGGCTGTCGGTCACCCTGGTGATCTTCGCGATCTCCTACGGCCCGGCCGGTTCGTACCTGCCCGAGCTGTTCACCGCGCGGCACCGCTACACCGGCGCCGGGCTCGGCTACAACCTCGCCGGGGTGCTCGGCGGTGCCATTCCGCCGCTGGTCGCACCGGGGCTGGCGGCGTCGTTCGGCAGCATCGCCATCGGCGTGATGCTGTCGCTGATCGGGGTGCTGTCCCTGGTCTGCGTCTCCGCGCTGGCCGAGACGCGCAACCGCGCGCTGGAGCACGAACTGCCGCGCGAGGCGGAACCCACCACCGCGTGA
- a CDS encoding AAA family ATPase: MKQRLGVAAALLKDPRLLVLDEPTNGLDPAGMADMRVLIRELGASGRTVLLSSHLLGEVQQICDRVGVVSRGRLVAENTVAELRGTSVLRVVADPLPRAAEVAANLLGQARVEVRDGALELGVEPEKAAWLNGELVAAGLAVSELRVAERDLEQVFFELTEGGADRVVA; the protein is encoded by the coding sequence ATGAAGCAGCGCCTCGGCGTGGCCGCCGCGCTGCTCAAGGACCCGCGCCTGCTGGTGCTCGACGAGCCGACGAACGGGCTCGACCCGGCGGGCATGGCCGACATGCGCGTGCTGATCCGCGAACTCGGGGCGAGCGGCCGGACCGTGCTGCTGTCGAGTCACCTGCTCGGCGAGGTCCAGCAGATCTGCGACCGCGTCGGCGTGGTTTCGCGCGGGCGGCTGGTCGCCGAGAACACCGTCGCCGAACTGCGCGGGACGTCCGTGCTGCGCGTGGTGGCCGATCCCCTGCCCCGGGCCGCGGAAGTGGCGGCGAACCTGCTCGGCCAGGCGCGGGTCGAGGTCCGCGACGGCGCGCTCGAACTCGGTGTCGAACCGGAAAAGGCGGCCTGGCTCAACGGCGAACTGGTCGCCGCCGGACTGGCCGTCAGCGAGCTGCGGGTCGCCGAACGCGACCTGGAACAGGTTTTCTTCGAACTCACCGAAGGTGGTGCCGATCGTGTGGTGGCGTAG